CAGCATTAACTGCAAATAAGTGTAATGCAGATACATActgacaaacatatatatatatatacttatctgTATGTGGTTGTTTGCCATCATAGCGTTTGGATTTTGTCTAGCATGTTGTTAAAATCTTCGCTGTAATGTGCTCGTAAGTCGTCAAATAATCTTATTATCGCTTAAGTATCTAAATAGCTAAGCAAAATGTGAACACCTATACACTTACGAGTATACATAGATGTAAGACACGGTTTTAGTGTGTTAGGTAGCATATTGTGTAGTAACAATAAGAACTAGCTAAGTTCAATTGCATCTCActtgagattttgcaaatttgttcGGTAGTGAATGTGCTTCTtagccacataaaaaaaatttgacattGCCTGGGGCTCTTACTATGTgtgctatatatttttttgggtcGCTGCTAACTCCATCAGTTCAAGATTTTGACATAATCCCAGAAACCCAATTTTGCGGACAgcgttttttaaacattttcggaTTCGCTCGAAACTCGTtattcgggggttttcggggtcgctgattacgaatccggtgtcgattttttaaaattcaaaattacggATGCAATATGGGGAAGTTTTAAAGTCCGTCATATTGGTtcgccatttttaatttttaaaaattaacattaaatttgTAATCAGCGACACCTAGAACCTGCGAGTAACGAGTTTGAaacgattccgatgaatttttcagaCAAGCGTCCGCAATATTGGATCCACCATTTTGAAGCTCTAGGTCATGCCAAACATTGTGGATtcgaaaatgcaatattttaattcttACTGACCATATATGTACGTCACTGAAATATTAAAGCTGCGTCAGTTCTTCATCATCTTCTTTGAGTTCTAATTCCACAATTTCTTATGAGGCTAAGTAAGGAGGATATTTATACATAAGGGTGTTCCTAAGACCAGCATTTAACAGAAATCTTACTTCTGGACAGAAAGATGCCAAAAATGTCTCCAGAAACAGAGAAATAAAGGTTAGACGATTTTTATGTACAATCATGTGTTCCAGTATTTCTAAATTTGTTTTGCTCTCATTAAGCACGCCGCAAAACAACCTTTACTTCATCTACACCTTGAGCTAGTACAATGCTTGAAAGCTACCTGGAGGGTCCAAATCCATTTcattttttctaaaacttttcagttcagaaatCAATACAATAGTAAATGTTCAATATCTTTTGATGCTCTCAAAGACATTGTTAgagaatacaaatatttccatttttgaaaaaccaagaacgtactttttatactctcgcaacaaatgttgctaaagagaggattatagttttgttcacataacggttgttagtaacaccaaaaactaaacgagttagatatagggttatatataccaaagtgatcagggtgaagagtggagttcaaatccgaatatctgtctgtcggtctgtgcaagctgtaacttgagtaaaaattaagatatcttgatgaaacttggcacacttatttcttggcaccattggaaggttgctttgtggatgagcaaaatcggtccactgccacgcccacaaaatggcgaaaaccgaaaacacataaagtgccataactaagccataaataaagctatggaaataaaatttggtgtgaagcatcgcactatgaaggggcatattggatgtaatttttttggggaagtgggcgtggccccgccccctactaagttttttgtacatatctcgcaaaccaatagagctatataaaccaaactttctgcagtcgtttttttcagccacttcctaatacaatccaaaaataaaagaaatcggattataaccacgcccacctcccatacaaaagttaggttgaaaattactaaaagtgggtaactcactaacgaaaaacgtcagaaacactaaatttcacataagaaatggcagatggaagctgcactcagattttttacaaaatgaaaaatgggcgtggcgtcgcccacttatgggtcaaaaaccatatctcaggaactactcgaccgatttcaatgaaacttggtttgtaatagtttccttacatcccaatggtatgttgtgaaaataggccaaatcgcttcacaaccacgcctacttcctatatacctgacaatctgaatcgtttactttacaatatataaagtaagtactagtgaagatatcggtgcagaactttgcacaaatactatgttaatagtgtggcagccccattctaaaaatcgccgaaatcggaccataggtttttaaggccccatatatcgaacacgaggacctcggtgcttctaacctaatattagggtttccaactttcaatggaccttatacaatatatatataacgaatatgtgggtaaaattgtgtattatataatataaataaagttaaataaataaattgcgagagtataaaatgttcggttacacccgaacttaacccttccttacttgttattacttATGATTCAACTCTccgtaaaaaattagtttagtcCATtaccagccgagtgttgtacagtgttctatatcattctttcactttatactaAAATCATGCTTCTTTTCGTGGAATTCAACGATTTGATAAGGAGATAAGGTTTCTTgaatgaacatatattcattagCTCAGGTATCATCTCAGCATCATCATTCTAAAGAGTCAGTCGAAATTATTACGTCCATTTTTAAGAGATAGTATAAACAATGGTAACtcaattaaaaaagtatacTGAGTAAGCCTGGACTGTGGATTGGGTTATGAGATATTTTTTCAGAGTACTTCCATTCCCATATTCTTCTTTTCTTACTACCATAGAAGCCATTTTGCGAAAAGATGCCTCAAATCACAGGGACTTCGCTAGACGATACGAACTGTAGTAGCTTTCATATTTTCTAGAGCTTAATTGAAATAAGATAAGTGAGTAAGACATTAGatgaattatatttatatatatttttttgaggttaagattttcagtttcacttttttgtagTATACAATCAAaatcatattgtttttttttattttattctgatTCCAAATACAAATCAATGTCCTTTCAATCATTTATCTGGCTTACTTGGAGAGTACTCATATATTTACAGTAAGTAAATCTGTAGCACTACCAACAAGCAGCAATACCGTGACATTCTATCACCCTTGgaattaagatcaaaattcTGTAGCACACATCCAAACATACAGTCCTACAGTGCTCACAAAAAAAGccaaataaaatcacaaatcaagttgaaatcATTGAAAATCCACTTTATAAAGAAAAGTATCAATTTGCATGCGTAATTcaattgagttcaattttcgAAAAACTCTTCGTGCAAATCTGTGAGCTTTTCAAGTTAACCAAATAGCATTTTGTCAGAGCATACAAATTGagatacacttatacatgcataATACcgctatatacatttatacatacctacatactgTTCACTTTTTTCACACTTAACATTCAGCGCATAAGgcaaattttgttcaaaaaatgaaaaacgaaaaaatcaaataataccaGACTCATTGATATTCCCCAAAGGCCTTAATGCCAGTGACAATTACAACAGCAATAAGAACGGCTGTGTTGGCACGACATCACAGGACCAAAAGTGACGGTGAATGATACGGTATGCTATTGGGGATAAAGGTGGTATTTACAGTGTGACAGACAAATTGttggtttattgttgttgtacatatattaccagtattgttgttgctacaatgTCACAGCTAATTTGTAATTGATTTGtgctccattttttttttgaggattGAAATTTATAGCGTGTcggaatttatatttatatgtttctgACGATCCTgttatttttgaaacttttttttggGGTTTTGGAACATAAAATCTTTTAAGAAACCATATTTATTGAATGAAGCGCCCTAGAAAGCTTTGCTGTGCTTTGAGTCCAATATACATTGGACTAAGACATCTTCTGTAATCTAAAAAGTCTTAATGAATTTGAACATACATAATTCTATATATGAAGAGCTCCTGCCAGCTGAAATTCCTTAAGcaatttagcaaatattttgtattatacctGGGACAACCGAGTTGGTTAGCTAAATGTCGAGTCAAATACATATTATCCATATCGTAGTGATTTGTTGCACTCCCAATTATCGCAATAACACCATGAAACAACCCTTTAGATAACGACTTGATGCTAAATGCAATGAGATTGCCATACTACCGGCACTCATACCCAAAAGTGTAACCTTCGTTGGGTCACCAACAAAGTTTCTAATATGCTCCTGCTCCTATTTGAGCGCCAATACTTGATCAAAGTAACCATAATTGCCATTTGCCTTTTGGATGCCCATACTTAGGAATCCAAAAACGTCCAGACGAAAATTAACACCAACCATTACTATATCCATCAAGAAGATTTTTCGGACTGCCAATTATATACACTATAACAGAATTCGAAGCTGTTATATTTGTAGTAAAAACATTCAGCAACAAACAATCCTCGTCCACTGGCCGAAAGATAGAATCTTGCGGGCATGAAGGGCCATCATTCAAAGCATCTATAGTATCGTCTCATGCTTCGACTGGTTCGGGTGCAGCAAAACGGCTTAGTCGGTGGTTTAGCATAGTGTATGCCACGACAGTAGTAGATATTTCGTCCTTCATGCGGTATAAGCACATTTCCATGAATTTTGCCGAGCGAAGTTTCTATAACTGGCGCTTTGAATCATGAAATAGCTTGTGATTGCGCAAGTGTCTTAACATAACGGCAATTATACATTGACTAAATAGTTGTGAATTGGTTAACTGATATAAGCAAAATCGAATATAAGCGAACTAAGTTGCATTGAACATATATTTAATTCGTACCCTATTTTTGTGAACTTCAAATCATATTAAGACGGTAGAAAAACGATTGCACGGTTGCACTTATACTCATACATTCATTATTAGtttaatctatttaaaaaaacaacatttttaaattggaaATACTTGAATTCTAAACAAAGACCTGAGATAAGTGAGTTTGCTTTCGATTGGCTTCAGACGAAAACCATTATGTTCGAAACTGCACACGCCCAATAACAAAGCTATAATAAACCTGAGGATACTCTTAGCGATAAACATCTATACCGATAATATACTAATTCATTTAGTCACGAATTTAGTTATCACCTACTACTGGTGAATCACATGTGTAATCTTCATAGTGAGCAAACAGCACTTTACTTCATTAATACATACAGTGACGTTGAACATGCGATAATGATAACAATGAAGTGGTTGATATAGACGGCTATATGCGATTATGCACGTAGTAATCAATATAACTATCTATCATAACTTTGGGTTCTCCAACTGTGAAGTGGCGAATAACTATtggttatactctcgcaacaaaagttgctaagagattattatagttttgttcacataaaaacaggcatgtttgtaagtcatgaaactaaacgagttagataaagggttatatatatcaaaatgatcagggtgccgagacgagtcaaaatccgaatgtgtgtctgtccgtccgtgcaacggctAATTTGAGGTACACATGTTCCATGGGaacgaaaatgggcaaaatcggacaactaccacgcccacaaaatagcgaaaaccaaaatcacataaagtgtcataactaagccataaataaagatataaaagtaaaatttggtacaaaggatcgtcctagtaagggccatatttgtatgtaatattttttggagaaatgggcgtggcccccacataggttttttgtagatatctcgcaaaccaacaaagctatgtaaaccaaactttctgcagtcggttcccctacgtaccccaccacacaccatgaaaacagttgaaatcggataataaccacgcacaCGTGGTTtaaatcactaacgaaaaacgacataaacactaaattttacagaacaaatagcagaaggaagctacactaagatttttttacaaaatggaaaatgggcgtggcatccacttatgggtcaaaaaccatacctcaggaactactcaacagatttcaattcGGTATGTAATTattcttgacaccttgataacactgatgaaaaatgggcgaaatctgttcacaaccacgactactttccttataactcaattttgaattccatctgattctttcactttataatatataaaaaaggaaccaataaagatagcggaataaaactttacacaaatactgtatatggtgaaaaaattgtcgaaatcggacaataactttcccatgccccggatatcgaatatggaGAACTctgtgccttagggtaatttttcaccgaaaatatcggtaaatccctcagatatcttaatttaatttagaggaaatctgtttcttctaatagtgataTGTCTATGTAccagaaatagttaaaatcgggtcataaattccTCTAGCGCTCATATAcccaattataggattttcaaaaatacgatggcctTACTAGCTTATGCTATGTTagtgttgaaaatgagtgaaatcagctcacgaattacctcagcctatatactatatatgatgattttcgtttttctattggactttatgccgaatatatgggtcaaattgtgccatatcttaataaaaatatatcaataaattacgagagtataaaatattcggttgcacccaaacttaacatttccttacttgtttttaaatatttccaaataagattttgttttgtttgaaaCCATTATGTTACATTTTAAACTCAATAACCAAGACTTATTTTCAGGTttaagcgaacattttatactctcgcaatttatttatttcattttattattgtaagaTAACATAATTTGGCCACATATTCGGAATAAGGTCCCCTAGAATAACAAAAAGTGTTAAACAGTATATGAGGGTTACAAACGGTATAAGTATATTTCAGATTAAACCCATTCTGATAGTGGTGtttgttcaaaaacaattttatgccTTAGGTCAATTGCATTGGAATTCCAGATTGAATTTTCCTTCGTATACTTGTGGTTTAAACCTTATACATCTTCCTACACTTATTGGTCATAGGGAAATGTACGGCCTAGTAAAACTTTTGAATGGTtcagtttgtagttcattctaAATGtcttttataaaattgaatgtTCTGTTTCGTTCAATTAGGTTGTTTGGAGTCGGTTTTTCTATTacggactgacagacagacattcgggtTTCAACTCCTCTCGTCATCAAtctcatatatggtataaataaTACTTAGACATGACTTATTTTGGTTTagcagtataaaaatatgtgtttaggTACTATCATCAAATCGAACGCCTCggaaataagaacaacaatgaaataattaaattgtacaTCAATTTTCatagttaatttaattaatgcatAACTCATGTTAATGAATTGATTTCTAATAATTTACTTTAACATACAAAATGCCAAACGAGTGCAAATGAGAACAACAATATGGCGGGAATTGATACCCCAGCGCCGCTTTTTTCTATTGGAAACAACTCATCCCATAATGCGTAATTCTCTACTGCGAACTGTTTACCCACACGAACTTGCCGATCATTGTACAGGACTACCGTTTCACTGGCGGTTGAAGGCGGCCAAGTAATGTTGTCTATAATGGGTGGCTCactgtaatataaataataaagtcaaaaaaaaaattcttaatgcATTGATtgattatatttcaattaaaataagttATACTAACCCATTTGCAGCAAATGAGGTAAATATGTTAACCATGCGATCAATCATAAAAGTATGACTTGAATTTGTCTCCGTTGGAGTTTCTATGATATGAAAAACATAAGGAACGTCATCAGCATGGCCCACACCTTTAAAATAAGATAAAGTAATTTGTGTGTTAatttttcgatacaatatatctttgaacaataataatatgtgGTAaggtacagtggaacttcttccAGCGGAACATAGAAAGCATATTATTTCTTACCTTTCGCCATTCCAGCGTCATTTGGGTACAACGAGTACGCACCAACAAAATCAAAGCGATAATAAtaaacttttgtatatttttttgccaaTTCCACCAGTCTGTGCATACTATGTCCGATTAGACCATCCGACTTCATTTTGCCAATCCCGATGAGGTTTTTGTTGGTTATGGCCGTTTTGTTATAGTAAAACTCACGGATACGTCTCATCTTCTCGTCGTCGTTACCAGTgattttaaattgcaggaaatcAGTTGCATAAAgtccaaaattattattaatatcgtCAACCAACTCGGCATTATTTTCAAAtcctaaaaattgtataatttactgtaatttatttagttaagcATGAAAAATTTTAGTCGACAACTCACTGTCGGGTTCGAAATCAAATTCATGTAGTGTTACTCCGGCCATAAGTGGTACGTGATTGAATCTATTATTGAGAAACGACTCAGTGGGGTGCTCTAATAGAAATTTTCCATCGATTTCATAATTCCAATTTATATTCGCCATACCATATGGTTCCCATCTATCGGTTACATTCACTATTTGCTGCCAACTAAACTGTCTGAGGCAATTTAGTAAGTATTGTGTATTGTATCTGGGACAACCAAGCTCGTTTGCTAATTTTCGGGTCCAATATGCATTATCTATGTCATAATGATGTGTTGCACTGCCACTCATTGCAATGGCTCTATGAAACAAACCTTTCGACATTGGTGATGTCAAGTGGACGGTGACCGACATGCTGCCCGCACTCACTCCGCTAATAGTCACCCTGGAGGCGTCACCACCAAAGTGTTTAATATGCTGTTGTACCCATTTGAGTGCCAACACTTGATCCAAATAGCCATAATTTCCACTGGCCTCGTAGGTCTTTGTACTTAGGAAACCGAATGCTCCTAAGCGGAAGGAAATAGCAACAAGTATCACATCCTCATCGAGCAACAACTGCGGACCTGCCTCATGTTCACTATGTGAGCTTCCATGTATGTTTGCACCAccatgtatatatactataactGGATTTGATGCCGTTATATTATTAGTAAATACATTTAATGTTAGGCAGTCTTCATCCACAGTCTCCGCGATGAAACCTTGTGGACACGCGGGACCATCGCTAATTGCATTTAACGTATCGCTCCATGCTTCGACTGGTTCTGGTGCAGCAAATCGTCTCAATCCCGTCGGTGGTTTAGCATAATGTATACCCCGGTATGAGTAGATATCTCGTCCTTTACGCGTTGTCAACACACTGCCACTAATTTTGCCAAGCGAAGTTTCTATAATTGGTGCCTGTTGTTGCGAAACCTGCACGCAAAACAGTAAGAAACTTAATAGTATAATTGGTTTCAGCGTCATAACTGGCAGGTGTTAGCTAACTGAATGATTGgaatatattgaattaaaagtGCTGCTGGGGCTATATTTATACAGTGATAACAAGAAATTTAGCATGGTACTTAAGAAATCAAtcagtttgtatattttttcgtttCATACGTACTCATTTATCTGCTATCAATTACACATAAGATTTCACAGATTTTAATTCGAATTCTGATAAGAATACGTACcagctataaatatttattgaataaccGAACCGAATTACGAACTATGCtgccaaatattttaaatagtgttGTGATCAGGGTTCTCATGTTCGCCCGGCAcccttttttgtttattatctattattattattactatattagtaacaagtaaggaaaggctaagttcgggtgcaaccgaacattttatactctcgcaatttattgatgtaattttataaagataacacaattcgacccatatattcgacgtAAAGTTCAATagtataacgaaaatcatcataaatagtatatggggactgacgtaattcctaaaccgatttcactcgttttca
This portion of the Zeugodacus cucurbitae isolate PBARC_wt_2022May chromosome 3, idZeuCucr1.2, whole genome shotgun sequence genome encodes:
- the LOC105210781 gene encoding juvenile hormone esterase; translated protein: MTLKPIILLSFLLFCVQVSQQQAPIIETSLGKISGSVLTTRKGRDIYSYRGIHYAKPPTGLRRFAAPEPVEAWSDTLNAISDGPACPQGFIAETVDEDCLTLNVFTNNITASNPVIVYIHGGANIHGSSHSEHEAGPQLLLDEDVILVAISFRLGAFGFLSTKTYEASGNYGYLDQVLALKWVQQHIKHFGGDASRVTISGVSAGSMSVTVHLTSPMSKGLFHRAIAMSGSATHHYDIDNAYWTRKLANELGCPRYNTQYLLNCLRQFSWQQIVNVTDRWEPYGMANINWNYEIDGKFLLEHPTESFLNNRFNHVPLMAGVTLHEFDFEPDRFENNAELVDDINNNFGLYATDFLQFKITGNDDEKMRRIREFYYNKTAITNKNLIGIGKMKSDGLIGHSMHRLVELAKKYTKVYYYRFDFVGAYSLYPNDAGMAKGVGHADDVPYVFHIIETPTETNSSHTFMIDRMVNIFTSFAANGEPPIIDNITWPPSTASETVVLYNDRQVRVGKQFAVENYALWDELFPIEKSGAGVSIPAILLFSFALVWHFVC